The DNA region GCCCATCGGCCCCACCAGATGCAGCCGTGCGCCGGTCGCGGCACAGGTGCGGGAGATATTCCCTGTGTTCTGCGGGATTTGGGGCTCAATGAGGACAATGTTTAAAGTTGGCATCCGGGCGGCATCTCCAATATGAATTTTTGCGGGCAGGACATGTCCGCCACACCATATAATTTACCATCCTTTTACACGGTTCGTCAAGTAGCAATTGTTACATTTTGCTGATGCGGATGTTGAAAGCGCCTTTCAGATTTGATTTTTTCCAAAAACAGCGGAAAGTTGCACCTGCGCGCAACTTTCCGCTGTTTTTGCCGTATGGGTGAAAGGATGTGACTTATGAAACAATCGGATGAAGCGAAACGCCGCGAGCTGTTCTGCATTTTTATGGCGCGGGGATTTTCTCCGGAGGAATCGGTTCGCCGGGCGGGTTATGGCGCCGGGGACTGCGGCAGGCAGTCAGCGGCGCTTCTGGGAGATGCAAAGGTGCGCAGGCGGATCTCCAGGCTGATGAAGGACCTCTGTTGCCGCGCGCCTGAGCAGACCGCGCGCGCCGGGCTCGAACGGCTGGCGCTGGGGGACGTGGGAGGCGTACTCGCGCTTTTGGGAGACGAGGAGACCTTTATCCGGGACGCGGATCTGTTCCATGTGGCAGAGTTGAGGCGGCCCAAGGGCGGTGGGATCGAGCTTAAATTTTACGATCGGCTGCGGGCGCTTTCGCTGCTGGCAGAAATGGGGGCAGGTGGGGACGGCGCGGCTGGGTCGCTCCTTTCCGCCTTGGAAAAATCAGCCCGTGCCGTGGGAAGTGCAGAGGATGCCTGAGTTTTCCCGTTTCTCAAAAAAACAGCTCGCCGCGATGACCTGGTGGCATCCCCAAAGCCCGCATCATGGCCGCGGCGCAATTATCTGCGACGGCGCCGTGCGTTCGGGCAAGACGCTCTGCCTTTCCATTGGGTTTACCGTGTGGGCGATGTCCTGCTTTTCCGGACAGGATTTCGCACTCTGCGGCAAGACGGCCGGCGGGCTGCGCAGAAATCTGATCACGCCGTTGCTTTCCTGCCTGCCTGCGCTTGGCTATGCCTGCAGCGACCGGCGTTCGCGCGGATATCTCGAAATCTCATACGGCAGGCGCATGAACCGCTTTTACCTGTTTGGCGGGCGCGACGAAAGCAGCGCGGCGCTCATCCAGGGGGTGACCCTCGCGGGCGTGCTGCTCGATGAGGTGGCGCTCATGCCGCGCTCGTTTGTCGAGCAGGCGCTGGCCCGCTGTTCGACGGAAGGCGCGCGGTTCTGGTTTTCCTGCAACCCGGAGTATCCGCAGCACTGGTTCTATCGCGAGTGGATTCAAAAGGCGGCGGAGAAGAACGCCCTTTACCTGCATTTCACTATGCGTGACAATCCGTCGCTTTCCCCTGCCGTCCTGCAGCGGTACGAAAATCTTTACGCGGGCGCCTTCTACGAACGGTTCGTATTGGGGAAATGGGTGGCAGCCCAAGGCGCTGTTTACCCGATGTTTGACAAAAGTGCGCATGTGGTAAAAAAAGCACCCGTCTGCGGACGTTTTTTCATCTCCTGCGACTACGGGACGGTCAATCCGGCTTCGTTTGGACTGTGGGGGGAGCATGCGGGGGTTTGGTACCGGCTCGCGGAATATTACCACGACTCCCGCGTGACAGGTGAACTGCGTACCGATGAGGAATACCATCAAGCGCTTATGGAACTTGCGGGGGGCCGGAAGATCGAAGCGGTGATCGTTGACCCGTCGGCGGCGAGTTTTCTCGCGTGTATCAGGCGGCACGGTGTCTTTCGGGCAATCCCGGCGAAAAATGAGGTGGCGGACGGCATCCGTATGGTGAGTAGCCTGCTGAAGGAACAGAAGCTCCTTTTCTGCGCGGGGTGTCGGGACACAATCCGGGAATTTTCCCTCTACCGCTGGGACAACAGGGCGGGAAAGGATCAGCCGTTCAAAGAACACGACCATGCGATGGATGATATCCGGTATTTTGTGATGACCGCGCTCGTAAAGGACACATGCCCGTTTTTCGCCGCTTCGGTCAGCCGGGCGGATGGGCTACGCGGACATTCCGATGGGTTCTTTGGATGAGGCGCCCGGCGCGGAGCCGCCGCGCCATTTGGGCCGCGTCCAGGAGGGACGCGGCCGCCCGCGGAAGTGGTCCAGGAGGGACGCGGCCGCCCGCGGAAGTGGGCCGCCGCGCAGCGGGGCAAATGGCGCGTGTTGTGATAAAGGAGGAAACCTATGAAAATTTGGAACCTATTGCGGCACAGAGAACCGGCGGTGAGCGTGCAGACCGCACGGGAAGGGGTGAACGTGTGGAACGATACACTTTTGCTCTATGGCCGCGACTGTGCGGTTTACGACGGACTGCGCCGCTCGATTCCCATCATTGACGCGGCCATCGACAAAATTTGCCGGCTGGTGGGCGGCTGCGCGCCTGTCTGCGAAAACCGAAAGGCACAGGCGGAACTCGAAACCTTTTTCCGGGAGGTACAGGTGGGCGCTTCCTCCCGTGGGATGGAAAGCTTTCTGCGCTGTTATCTCGACAGCCTGCTCACCTATGGGAATGCGGTGGGAGAAGTGGTGCTTTCCGCCGATGGAGAATCCGTCGCAGGACTCTATAATGCTCCGATCGAGAATGTCTGTTTTCAGAATGCCGCCTCGCCGTTTGATCTGAAGCTTTGCGCCATGAAAAACAGCCTGACGCCAGTCCCGGTCCCGTATCCGGAACTGATCGTCCACACAGCGCTTTCGCCGCGCGCGGGGCAAGTGCTTGGGACTTCCATCCTGGATGGGCTGCCGTTTGTATCGGACATTCTGATGAAGATCTATGCTTCAATGGGGCAGAATTTCGAACGAATCGCCAACCTGCGTTATGCGGTGACCTACAAGCCGGGCGCTTCCAGTGTTGACCGGGCGTATGCCCGGGAGATCGCGGAAAACATCGCAACTGAATGGGCCGACGCGATGAATGAGAGCAAGCGGGGCCGAATCAAAGATTTTGTCGCAGTGGGCGACGTCGATATCAAGGTGATCGGCGCGGACAACCAGATGATCGGCACCGAAGTCCCGGTACGGCAGATGCTTGAACAGATCGTTGCAAAGCTTGGCATCCCACCGTTCCTTCTGGGGCTCAGCTGGTCGACAACCGAACGCATGAGTACGCAGCAGGCTGACATCCTCACCAGCGAACTGGAAAGTTACCGTCGGCTGCTCACGCCTGTGCTCGTGAAGATCTGCCGGATTTTCCTGCGGGTGCGCGGGTACAGCTGCGATACGGATATTGTGTGGGACAATATCAACCTGCAGGATGAACTGGAACTGGCGAACGCGCGTCTGACCGGTCTGGAAGCCGATAAGCTCGCGTTTGAACTCAAAACACTGGAGGGAAAAAAATGAAACATGCGATGATTCTCAAAACCGCGCAGAGTGTCCCGATTACGCCCGAACAGCTCGCCAAGATTAACGCGTTTTCCCGCCGGGAACTTTCGGCTGAGGAGGTTTACGTCTTTTCGCTCGTCCTCTGCGACAACGAGATCGACCGCGATTACGAGCGGTTCCCGGTTGAGAGCCTGCAGGTGCTGGCCGGACTTTTCGTCGGAAAGACAGGGATCTTCGACCACAACCCGAAAGGGGAAAATCAAAATTCCCGGATCTTTGAAACCGTGGTCGAACATGATCCGGAACGTCTGACCCAGGCTGGGGAGGGCTACTGCGTACTGCGCGCCTGGGCTTATATGGTGCGCTGTGACAAGAATGCTGACCTCATCCTGGAGATCGACGCGGGCATTAAAAAGGAAGTCAGCGTCAGCTGCGCGGTGGAACGCGTGGAATGTTCGATCTGCGGCGCCAATGTACGGGAAGCGCCTTGCTCGCATGAACCGGGACAGGAATATAACGGCGTGCTTTGCTGGCGCGACCTGATAAACCCCACCGACGCATACGAATGGTCGTTTGTGGCAGTCCCGGCCCAGAAGAAAGCGGGCGTCACAAAAGGCCGTATTCCAGGTGTGGATGGGGAACTGCTGAAATCGCTCGCGAGCGGCGGGAGCGTGACCCTGAACAAAGCGCAGGCCGCGGCGTTGACCAACCATCTCAGAGAACTTGAGCAGCTTGCCGAAAGCGGCCGTACCCGGCTGAATGAGCTGCGCCGCCGGATGGTGAAGCTCGCGGCGTTCTCGATGCCCGAGCTCGACGCGCGGGTGCTCGAAGAAGTTGCAAAAAACATGGATGAGCGGCAGCTCACCGCCTTTTGTAAGGGTTTTGCAAAGGATGCGCCGCCCGCTTTGCAACTGGGGGGCGTCGGGGAATCCGAAAAGCCGGACAACGGAGCCTTTCGGATTTGACCATCCGGGTGATGTATCCGGAAAAATAGAAAGGATGATTTTATGGGGAACTATCAGAATCTGAAACTCGACAAAGCGATGTACAAGGGGGAGCTGCCATTTTCGGCACAGCTCGAACGGCTCGATCCGTCCGTAAACTATACGGGCGGCGCGCTTGCCGGGCTCGACGCTTTCCAGCGCCAGCTCAAGCGCTTTGACATCAAGGTGAGCGGAAGCGCAAGCGATCCCCTCTCCAAATTCTTTTCCACCTCTGATTCGGCGGCGCTTTTCCCGGAGTATGTCATGCGCGCGGTTATGCAGGGCGCGGACGAGACCGAACTGATCAATGCGGTTATCGCATCCAAAACCGTCATCAATTCGCTCGATTACCGCACCATCACAACCACCACAGGACACGACATCGCCGCAAAGGTCGTCGCGGAAGGCGCGGAGATTCCAGAGACGGTGATCAAGCTGAAGGACAACCTTGTCAAGCTCAAAAAGCGGGGCCGGATGCTGGTCGCTTCATATGAAGCGGTCAAGTTCCAGCGGATCGACCTGTTCACCATCACCCTCAAACAGATCGGTGCGTACATTACCCGCGCTCAATTCGCAGACGCGGTGGATGTGCTCATCAATGGTGACGGAGCGGACAACGGAAACGCCGCGTCCGCGATCCAAACCGCGGGTGCCGGAACCCTTGCGTACAGCGACCTTGTGAATCTGTGGAGCCAGTTCGAGGACTTCACGATGAATACTCTGCTTGTTTCACCTGATATGATGCAGAAAATGCTTGCCATCGAGGAACTGCGCGATCCGGTCGCCGGGCTCAACTTCTCGGGCAGCGGCACGATCGGAACCCCGTTCGGCGCGAATGTCATCAAGTCCAAATCGGTTCCGGAAGGAACCATTGTCGGTCTTGACAAGAACTTTGCGCTGGAGATGGTTACCGCGGGGGACATCACCGTCGATTATGACAAGCTGATCAATTCCCAACTGGAACGGGCAGCAGTTACTTCAATCGCGGGTTTTGCGAAGATCTTCCCGGACGCCGCCAAGGTACTCACATTGAAAGCATCCGCGTAAGGCAAAGGCACGGCGGGAGCCGTGGCCGCATAGCGGCCCAACGCGGCATGGCCGCGTTGCCCGCGCTTTGCGCGGGACGGCTCCCGCCAGATCCCGGCGCGGGGAACTGGTTTTCCGCGCCGGTGAAAAGGAGGTCAACAGATGAATCCCGATCAGGTTTTTTGCCAGTTCCTGCTCTTTTCCGGGTTGAGCCCGGAAAGTGGGGAGAACTGGAAACCGCTTTGTGACGCGGCCACGGCCAGGATTTCCGCCGCGATGCGCACGGATGCGGACCCGAACGATCCGCGTTTGGTGCTTGCGGCAGCGGGAGAGGCGTATTGCCAGTACCATCTTATGCGTGCGGGGGACGGTGCGCAAAGCTTCAAAGTGGGCGATATCTCAGTTTCGGAGAGCAACGGCGTAAGCTTTGCGGATGAACTGCGCGCCATGCGCGATGAACTCTATGCGAATGCGGCAGGGCTTCTCGACTGCAGCTTCGCCGGGCTTTGGAAGGTGGATGGATGAACGCGGCAAAAGCGGTGCGCGTCGCAATTCAAAAATGCGGGGCTGAGACAGTGCTGAAAAAGGAAGGAAAAACCTATCGTTTTACAGCCTGCGTGATGCCGCGGGTCTATACGAATGAAACGCATATCCATCGGAAGGAAACATATTTTGGCCGGGAGGACCCCAGGCGGTTTGTCTATTACGGACCGGTTGCCGATGGCGGGGAACAGGCTGGAGATGGCGACGTCATTTTATGGGGCGGGGAACGCTATCTGCTTTCAGTCTGTCATGATTTTATCTTTCAGGGTGAAAAGATTTTCCGCCGGGCGGATGCGCGGCGGGTGTATGGAGGTGGTGTGGATGGATGAATTGGGCCGGATCAGAAAGACGCTTGCGGAATATCTCGCAGAGCGGCTCGCCGGAGATAATATCCGCGTGATGGAGCAGTACCCGGCCAACTGGCGGCAGGTTCCTCCGGAAAGCGCCTGTGTCGCGGTGGGATTTGCGGGTGTTGCCTTTCCGGGTTCCCCGGATGGGATCAATCAGGCAAAACTCACCCTCCGGTTTGATATCCTATGCCCGGTTTCTGCTCCGAATGACTGCCACAAGGTGTTTGAAAAGCTTTGTGGCGCGTTGATTTGCGTGCGCGGGCAGTTTGGCGTGGGAGGAATTTCCTGTGGAGAGATTACCTATGAACGCGGCCTGCCCGCCTTTGCCCTTACGGCGAACGCAATGTTGAGCGGACTGTTCACCCCGCCGGAGGATGCGCAAGGCGTGCCGCTTGAATCGATCCTGGTCAAAACGAAAGGAGTTTCGATATGATCCATATTCCTACCACCATGCGGCCGGGTGTTTTTACCGACTTGCGGGTGCATGCGGCTGCCGCCTGCGGCATGTATCGCGGGATTGCCGCTGTAGCGCGGACCGTGTCCGGCGAACCCGGGGAAGCGACCCTGGTGCGCGATCCCGCGCAGGCCGCTGTTTTCGGAACGGACAGCGCGCTTTATGAAATGATTAAGGCCTTATTGGAAGCGGGCGCTTCACAGATTTATGCCATTCCCGCCGGAGAGGACTATACCGCGGCGTTTGCCGCTGCGGAAAGGCTGCCGGTTTATCTGCTCGTCTGTGATGGAGGGGCGGATGTACTTGCGGCACATATTTCCGCCTGCTGTGAAAACGGCAGAGAACGGATTGGCCTGCTGGCTGTGTCCGATCCGACCGCAGCTGCCGCTGCGGCCGGGACGCTCAACCACCCGCACATCGCAGTGATTTGCGACGGCGGGGACGATACCCATGTGACCGCGGCGGCGTTCGCGGCGGCGGTGGCGCGCTTTGGCGCGTCCGGCAGCCTCAATGGGCTGCCGGTACGTTCCGTCGGGGGATCCGGCGGAACGCTCACCGCCGCCCAGGCGGAGATGCTGCTCGCGGCAGGAGCGATCCCATTTGAGGTGTGCGGTGGGGAGGCGGTTTGCGTCCGCGCGGTCACCAGCTGTACCAAAGATGCGGATGGTGAGCCGGATGCGACCTTCCGGGACCTTTCGACCGTGCTCGCGGTGGACGAGGTGCTCGACACGGTGCGCCGGGCGGTCAAGGCCCGCCTGCGCGGATGCAAGAACAATGCCGCCACGCGGGAAAGCATCGCTTCGCAAATCACCGTTGAGCTGGAAGCGATGCGCGCGCGCGGGATACTCGACAGTTACCGGCCGCCTGTGGTGGCCGCGCATCCGCAGGACAGCGCGGTCTGTGTGGCGACACTTGGCATCCGGGTCGCGCCGGAGATCAGCCAGATCGTCCTGCGTGCTGAAATCACTGTGTAAGGAGGGAAGCGGATGGCTTTTATTACGTTCCCAACCAGTAAGGATATCTATATCGAGGTGGATGGAAAGCGGCTCGCCGCCGCACAGAGCTACAAGGCCAAAACCACTCGGGAGAGCCGCTATGTCGAGGCATTCGGTTCAGATGAGCCGATCGGCACGGTCGGTGGAAGAACCCGCCACCTGTTAGAACTGACCCGCGTGATGCTCACAGAGACCGCCGCTGCGGAAGGGATCGACTTTCACGCGATCGACGGCTTCAATGTCGTGATTGTGAAGCCCGACCGCAAGGTCATTTATTCCGGTTGTCAGTGGTCCGCGATCGACGAAGCGGTCGCGCTCAGCGATCTTGTCTACGAGACGCTCACCATCGTGGCGCGCTCCCGCATGGAGGTGCGCTGATGGCACGGGGACAGAGACTGCCGGACAATCGGTTCCCGGCTATTTTTCTCGGGCGGGAGATCCTTTTTGACCGGCAAAACGGGCTGGGTCAGCTCTCAATCGTAAAACAGGCCTGCGCGCTGCTGCCCGAACTCTGCGGCTATGGGCTTTCGCCGCGTGAGGGATATGCGCTCGCCTATAACTGCGTGCTGCTTTTTCAGACGCTCGCCGGATCGGACACGCTGCCTTCTCCGCGCGCTGCGCTCGAACGGTTTACCCTTTCGCAGATTGCAGATTTGTGCAGACTCTATTGGCAGCAAGACGACCTGCCGTTTGATGCGGGAGACTTTGAGGAATGCGGCGTGAACGAATCTTTTGACAGCATGCAGGCACTTTTATAAAGAGGGGAGGACGGATGGATGGCAAACTACAATCTTTCGGCTGATCTAGCCAAGAATCTGCAGGTCTACAGCGAATTCATTTCGAACCGTTCGGCGGTCGAAAGCCCGCGAAAGCTCGATGTGCCGCTCGTGTGGGATCTCTATATGGACACCACGCAGCCAGTCGGCACAGCGCTCGAGGCATACCGGCAGGAGGAAGCGCCCCTTTCCCCAATCGATTTTTCGCCGGCCGAATTTGAGAGCGGCCCGGCGGCGCAGGTGACCTACCGTTCGCCCGTCACCGGGGATCTCGATATCCTGGGGCTCATGAACGACCGGCTCAAGACCCAGGCGCGCCGCTATCCGCACCCCATCACCAATGAAATGGAGGAAATCACATGACGCGGCTGCAATTTGGCTCGTATCTCTTCGCACATAATCCGCGCAGAATCGAACTTTCCTTCCAGCGCAGCCTGGTTTCCCATCTGATCCCCGCGCGCGGCGCCAGGACCCAGGACCTTGGCCCGCGCTGCCGGGTGGTGCGGTGTGAAGGCGAAGTGTTTGACACCACTCCGGACGGCGCGGCGGAAAA from Anaerotruncus rubiinfantis includes:
- a CDS encoding PBSX family phage terminase large subunit, whose protein sequence is MPEFSRFSKKQLAAMTWWHPQSPHHGRGAIICDGAVRSGKTLCLSIGFTVWAMSCFSGQDFALCGKTAGGLRRNLITPLLSCLPALGYACSDRRSRGYLEISYGRRMNRFYLFGGRDESSAALIQGVTLAGVLLDEVALMPRSFVEQALARCSTEGARFWFSCNPEYPQHWFYREWIQKAAEKNALYLHFTMRDNPSLSPAVLQRYENLYAGAFYERFVLGKWVAAQGAVYPMFDKSAHVVKKAPVCGRFFISCDYGTVNPASFGLWGEHAGVWYRLAEYYHDSRVTGELRTDEEYHQALMELAGGRKIEAVIVDPSAASFLACIRRHGVFRAIPAKNEVADGIRMVSSLLKEQKLLFCAGCRDTIREFSLYRWDNRAGKDQPFKEHDHAMDDIRYFVMTALVKDTCPFFAASVSRADGLRGHSDGFFG
- a CDS encoding serine/threonine protein phosphatase is translated as MKIWNLLRHREPAVSVQTAREGVNVWNDTLLLYGRDCAVYDGLRRSIPIIDAAIDKICRLVGGCAPVCENRKAQAELETFFREVQVGASSRGMESFLRCYLDSLLTYGNAVGEVVLSADGESVAGLYNAPIENVCFQNAASPFDLKLCAMKNSLTPVPVPYPELIVHTALSPRAGQVLGTSILDGLPFVSDILMKIYASMGQNFERIANLRYAVTYKPGASSVDRAYAREIAENIATEWADAMNESKRGRIKDFVAVGDVDIKVIGADNQMIGTEVPVRQMLEQIVAKLGIPPFLLGLSWSTTERMSTQQADILTSELESYRRLLTPVLVKICRIFLRVRGYSCDTDIVWDNINLQDELELANARLTGLEADKLAFELKTLEGKK
- a CDS encoding phage major capsid protein, with product MGNYQNLKLDKAMYKGELPFSAQLERLDPSVNYTGGALAGLDAFQRQLKRFDIKVSGSASDPLSKFFSTSDSAALFPEYVMRAVMQGADETELINAVIASKTVINSLDYRTITTTTGHDIAAKVVAEGAEIPETVIKLKDNLVKLKKRGRMLVASYEAVKFQRIDLFTITLKQIGAYITRAQFADAVDVLINGDGADNGNAASAIQTAGAGTLAYSDLVNLWSQFEDFTMNTLLVSPDMMQKMLAIEELRDPVAGLNFSGSGTIGTPFGANVIKSKSVPEGTIVGLDKNFALEMVTAGDITVDYDKLINSQLERAAVTSIAGFAKIFPDAAKVLTLKASA
- a CDS encoding phage tail sheath C-terminal domain-containing protein, whose translation is MIHIPTTMRPGVFTDLRVHAAAACGMYRGIAAVARTVSGEPGEATLVRDPAQAAVFGTDSALYEMIKALLEAGASQIYAIPAGEDYTAAFAAAERLPVYLLVCDGGADVLAAHISACCENGRERIGLLAVSDPTAAAAAAGTLNHPHIAVICDGGDDTHVTAAAFAAAVARFGASGSLNGLPVRSVGGSGGTLTAAQAEMLLAAGAIPFEVCGGEAVCVRAVTSCTKDADGEPDATFRDLSTVLAVDEVLDTVRRAVKARLRGCKNNAATRESIASQITVELEAMRARGILDSYRPPVVAAHPQDSAVCVATLGIRVAPEISQIVLRAEITV